The following nucleotide sequence is from Oligoflexus sp..
CTCGTCGAGCCTTTCCGGGGGCAGCTGATCACGAGCAAGCCCCTGAAAAACCACAAATTCCCAGTCCGTTATCCGCATAGCTTCGATCACGGCTATGAATATGCGATCATTACTGAGGACAATCGCCTGATGATCGGCGGCTGGCGGAATCGAACGGAAGGCGGTGAAATCGGGATCTATGATATTGGCGTCAATCCGCTTGTCGAGCAGGGCCTCAAGGATTTTGTGGAAACCTATTATGCGCTGAGCGAGGAAGTGGAATGGGAATTCTCCTGGTCCGGGATCATGGCGGCATCCAAGACGGGCTTCCCTTTCATCGGTCCGACCGACAGCCAAAGGATTTTCACCTGCTCGGGATATACCGGCCACGGCTTTTCCTGGGCTCATGGTTCAGCAAAAATACTGGCGGATATCATCAATGGTGATCCCGTTCCCGACATCATCCGCGAGAAGTGTAACCCACGTTACTTTCAATAGAGCGAGGCTTTCATGCAGGACTTCACGAGCATCCCCATCGTGGATCTGGCCCAGGATAAACAGAAGGTGGCGGCTCTTGTGCGCAGGGCCTGCTGCGAAAGCGGGTTCTTCTACATCGTGAACCACGGTGTGGACGCGGCTCTGCAGGAACGCCTGGAGAAATTGAGTCACGCATTCTTTCAAAAAGATGAAGCCTACAAGATGCGGTGGCGCATGGCGCTCGGCGGCAAGGCGTGGCGCGGCTATTTTCCTGTGGGCGGAGAATTGACCTCGGGCAAACCGGATCTGAAAGAGGGGCTTTACCTGGGCACGGAATTGCCCGCCGATCATCCGAAGGTGAAGGCCGCTGTGCCGCTGCACGGGGCCAATCTCTTTCCCGATCTGCCAGGCTTCAAGGACAGCATCCTTTCCTATATGGATGCCGTGACGAATCTCGGTCATCGCCTCATGGAAATCATGGGACTGAGTCTGGGCTTGAGCGCCGATTATTTTCATAAGCATTATACCCAGGATCCTTTGATCCTCTTCCGCATCTTCCATTATCCACCCGATCCCAAACCGCAAAGCACGGAAAGCTGGGGCGTCGGTGAGCATACTGATTATGGACTTCTCACGATCCTGAAGCAGGATGATTGCGGCGGCCTGCAGGTCAAATCCCGTTCACACTGGGTGGATGCGCCTCCTGTGAAGGATTCTTTTGTCTGTAATATCGGGGATATGCTCGATCGCATGACGGGCGGACTTTATAAGTCCACGCCGCATCGCGTGAAAAATGTTTCGGGACGGAATCGCTATTCCTATCCGCTTTTTTTCGATCCGGGTTTTGACACGGAAGTCAAAGCGCTGCCGCTCGCCAAGGTGGAGCAGGACGATCGCGAGGAACGCTGGGATAAAGCCAGCGTGCATGCGTTCCAGGGCACCTATGGGGATTATGTGCTGAGTAAGGTGTCGAAAGTTTTTCCGGACTTGAAGCAGGATGTGCTGGAAAAGAAACCCTAGGAACTCCCAATCCAACCGTATTCCATCAATTTCCTGATGGATCGCATAAGAACTATTGTAAAATGAGCGCAGACTTCAAAAAATCCCCCCCATGAGGAGAATGAGCGTGCGCCTCTATCTTGCCTGTGTGTTCTATGCGGTCCTGGGCATATCGTGCAAAACGATTCACAAGAATCCGAGTCGGCTCAAGGTCATTCAAGGCACGCCTGAAGCCGGCGTCAGCGGAATTCTTGATAAGGCGCCTCTTCTGATTGAGCCGGGCAAGCCTGCTGTCGTCAGTATCAATCGCATGGCGGGCTCGCCTCCTGCCGATGGCGAACTTCGGCTGGAACGAGTTCAGCTGACTTTTTTACCGTCCGATGGTTATGCAGATTGCAAGCCGAATCTTGAAAAAGCAGTCTTCACCGAAACGGTGGAAAAGGACATCCAATCCCCTGACGACTTCCTGACGCGAGCCAGCTATCGGATGCAGGACATTAGCATGACGGTTGCTGGCAACCCGGACGGCAGCTGGACTCTCAGCGCCGAGGGTGGACATGACATTGGTGATCTCTATCTGGAATTTGACAACAAAACTCAGCAGACCTGCCAGGTCTCGGCCATTGGGCACGGCTATTATGCTGTTAACAGCACAGGAGCTTGGGGCACAGGAAGCGGCGACGTGGAACGCGATCGCCTGGTTCGCGCCTGGGGTACGGATCGAGGGCATCGCCTTTGGCATTACCTCTGGCATGGAATGCGCTCGCAGTGGATGTATATGGATCAGAAGGATAAGGATGCCCTCATTTCCCATTATGGGCCCGGCGTGGCACCTCCCCAGCGCAACCGTCAGGGGACTCCCGATGGCGAGGATTTCCTTTATATGCATCACAATATGCTCAAAACCATCAGTCAGTCCATGGCCTCCCAAGGCAAGACCATGGTGCCCGCCTGGAAGGTGCTGCCACGTTTCGATGACAAGAACCATCCTTCAACCGATTGGGGCAGCGATCAGGAAACCTTCGATACCTGGGAGAAGGACTATCGCGATATCGAAAAGGTGAAGGGCATGACACTTGGAGAATATGGACAACGGATCGAGCAAACCATTCACAACAACATGCACATGCGCTTTCTGAATCCTGCTGATATGGAAATTCCTGGCGACCCTCTGGATCCGGAGTGGGAAAGAAAATTTTCCAGGCTCTTTGATGACCCGAGCTATGACTATCTGGGTGGAACCTATTCGTCGCATGTGAACCCGGTATTTTTCATGCTGCATGGCTGGGTGGATGATCGAATTCAGACCTGGCTTGAAGCTCACGGCTATAAGAGCATCGGTTCTGCTGAGGAATGCAGCGGCAAAACCGACTGCTATGTGTGGCTCTCCGATAAGGCTTATGCGGCTGATATCGATCGCAAACCCTGGGAAGGTGTGGCGCCTGGACCTTCGCGAAATGGGATGGCTTTGCATCAGCATAGCGTTCCCACGGGGCCGGTGCCAGGACTCAGCGTCAAGGCACGCGCCCGTCTCTATCAAACGAGAAGGATGGGTGGCTTCCGATAAGCGCTCGGTGCACTTCGCGCGACTGGCTCGAATGAAGGGGGCGTGAAGGGGATATGGCCTCCTTCTTTCAAGCTGACCGCGATGTGGAGTTCTCTTCGAGGACATCGTCGGGTCTGAGAAACTTATAGAAAAGTCGCGTCGCCGCCGGATCGTCACGGACGACCGCCCCGTGATCCTGAAGGCAATATTCGACGAATCCCTCCAGGCTTTCGCGCTGAAGACTCGCTCTGACTTTCTCATGAAGGATGATGATGCTGGATGGGGCCATGTCCCTGAGAATCTTCTTCCGCATATTCTCATAGCGTGTCGCCAGCACGATGGCCCGCCCGTGAAGATCGTATTCCTTGGTCCCTGATTCGGGATAGAAGCCGATGACATCGTCGAAGGCGATGCCGATGCCGCAGCAGATCGGCTCGTGATAGCCGAGCTTCTGCACCTCATCCTGAAACGCTTCATAGAATTTATAGGCCAATTCCAAAGTGTCCCGGGCAATATATCCCGTCCTGGATTTAAAAGGAAAACCGACACTGCAGAGAAAGCCATCGCCCAGCTCTTTGATGCGGTATGCGTTGGCGCGCAGTTCCGTTCCGTCATACCCTTCCATCATGATCTCATTGCAGCGCAGAAACACATTGCGGAAGAAGTCCTTGGCTTTCTCGTGGTGAATCCGGGAGCTGCCGATGATATCGAAGCTGATCACGCAGGCCTTGCCGGAACCTGTAGGCATGGTCTGCTCCAGTTCCGCCGCCTGCCGGATCTGCTTGATCTGATGGGGATAGAACACCTTGGACAGCTGCTTGAAGGCGTGATCGCTCTCCTCTTTGGCCCGCTTTTCCTGGAGCGTGATCTTGCTGAGAATGGCGAGGGTAAAGAAGACGATCTCGAACATGAAACCAAACAGCGCGCAATGGGCCAGCAGGGGATGGATCTGCACGTAGATCTCAAGAGCCAGGGCAGCAAGGGACAAGGTCAAGACCAGCGTGCCGACCGAGAGGTACGTGGCCGGCTTATAACCCGCGAGAGCCGCGCGGATCGAAGCAAAAGTGAAAAAGCTGATGGAGGCCAGGGGAACGAGGACACTGAAGCCCATCGTGCGCGCGACGTAAGAATAGATCGCCGAGGCGATCGCGACAAGGATGAGGACGTCGCCGATAAAACGAATATTGCGTATTCTGGAGGCCAGGAAATAGCGGCAGAACGCCAGGAGAAAGGCGCTCGACAGGCAGGCGGCTATGGCGCCATTGACCAGGGAGAAGGGGAAAAAGAAGCCGTAGGACATCAAAAAAAAGTAAAACGCTGAAGCCACGTAAAGTGAATAGAAGAGGAAATAGAATTTTCGGAAGGAAAAATAAATCCAGATCGTATGCACGAGGATCAGAAGGATGGCTCCGAAGAAGAAGGGGATGATGATTTTCTTGGAGTCATCATAGCCCAGCACTGTTTCGAGATCGCTGAAGCGGACGAAGGTCGTGCTGTACTCGACCTTATAATCGTTCTTAACGGAGGTCACGATATAATTTTTCCCGGGCTTCAGCGGGATGATAAAGTAGTGACCCAGAAGCCCGCGTCGCGGCAAAGCTTCGACTTTTCCATCGGTGACGAGGAAAGAATGCTTTTCTATCACGACGCCTTCGTACTGCGCGATTTTCAGATCCTCGCCCGTATTATTGTGAATGGCGCTCACGAGGATATAGTAGCCTGATTCCCGGATCGTCACTTTCGGTCCGGTCAAGGCCAGGGCGCCTTCCTTGGATATTTCCGTCAGCATCTCGTCGATGGAGAGATGGCGGTCATAGGCTTTGATGGATCGGTATTCTGAGGTGAGTTGAACTTCTATTGTGGATGTGATGTCCTGGAGTTCAAGACTTGGGACGGGAACGTGTTGCATCCAGTCAGCCGCAAGCGCATGCGGCGCGAAGCCCATGGTCATCGCGATCAGGAGAGCCTGAAGCCTGGACCATTGTTTTGAAAAGCGCCTTGTCATGGGGCCGATTTTCACCTTCATCGCACAAGTTTTTGACTCACGATTAGGTTCGGAATGAGGGCGGAGAATTCTCAGAGTTGGCAAAAAATCGGAATAAGACGCTGATATGAATATTATTTTAGACGACTAACTCGCTTGTATTATGAAGCGCGAGGTCCTGGCCAGAGGCAAAAAACCTTTTCTTACCTCAGGTATGGAAGTTTCGAATAATGTATCATAGTCTATGCAGATACCCTGAACGCCTGGAGCTCAATCATGAAGATTGCCAGTCTTTTCCTGGTCCTTTGTTTCCTGTTTGGATGCAGAACAACTACAGAATCCCAGCGAGGAGACACCGGGCCTCAGGGTGTTCCTGGCCAAGAGGGAAAAGATGGAACAACAGGGGCCTCGGGCAAGGATGGTGCTCCGGGCAAGGATGGTGCTCCGGGCAAGGATGGTGCGGGCGTGAAATTTGCTGCAAACAAAGCCGCGCTGACTGAGCAAGTGTGCAGCAATGATCTCGTATTCGTTCAAGATGAAAAGGCCTTCTATACTTGTGCCAAGGGGAACGATGGAAAGTTCATTTGGACCAAGGTAGGCACCAATGAGTTTAAGCCGGGCTTTGAAGGAAGAGCTTATATCTCGCGGTTATGCTATAGATTTGAATCTGACACCCTATCTCCTATTAGGGACAATGATGTCATCCGAGTCGACTTTAGAGACGGGCAAATCATTGTGAGGCAAGCAAGCTATTTCGATAGGCAGAAGTGCGAAGAAGCAATAAAAGCAAAACTTCCGGTTGGGGAAAATACTCGATCGTCGTCTTATGAAATCAGAAATGAAAAACTGGGTAGTGATAAGCTATACACCCTGGTTGTGCCAACGGATAGCCTACTGGCTTTTGGTGAATCGTTGTTTGTTGTTTTCGATCCGAAGTTCGAAAGTCCAACTCTATTTATCAAGAAGGCACTGGAACCTGGATCCCAATTTACTTGGCTGGATCTTACAAAGGGCCATACCATGATGTGGCTTCCAGATCCTTGATGGTTTAAGCGGTCTTAACCGCAGGATCTAGGGTAATGCCTTTTTGCTGAAGCATGTTGGCAAAGGCTTCCTTCTCCACCGACTTCGCATAGGCGTCGCGAGGATCGACGATGCCCCTTGAGACAAGGTTCAGGAGCGCATCATTGAGCGTGCAGTTGCCCTTGGCCTTCTGCGTCTGCATATGGTTTTGCACCATGTGCGTATTGCCTTCCCGAATCAGGCTGGAGACAGCCTTATCGACGATCAGAATTTCGTGAGCCGCGACCCGGCCGCCGCCTTTTTTCTTCACCAGCGTCTGGGCCACAACACCTTTCAAGGATTCCGCGAGCATCACGCGAACCTGCTCCTGCTGCTCGGCAGGGAACTGATCGATCAGACGATCCACGGTTGAAATCGCAGTATTGGTATGCAGCGTACCAAAGACGAGGTGACCCGTCTCGGCGGTTTCGATGGCGATTTCCACGGTTTCCAGGTCCCGCATCTCGCCGATCAGAATGATATCCGGGTCCTCGCGCAGGGCCGCACGCAGCGCCCGCGAGAAGGATTGCGTATGCTTATGGACTTCACGCTGATTCACAAGGCAGCGTTTTTGCTGATGCACGAACTCGATCGGATCCTCGATCGTCAGAATATGCTCGCTGCGGGATTCGTTGATCAGATCGACCATGGCCGCCAGCGTTGTGGATTTCCCGCTGCCCGTAGGTCCTGTGACCACGACC
It contains:
- a CDS encoding isopenicillin N synthase family dioxygenase is translated as MQDFTSIPIVDLAQDKQKVAALVRRACCESGFFYIVNHGVDAALQERLEKLSHAFFQKDEAYKMRWRMALGGKAWRGYFPVGGELTSGKPDLKEGLYLGTELPADHPKVKAAVPLHGANLFPDLPGFKDSILSYMDAVTNLGHRLMEIMGLSLGLSADYFHKHYTQDPLILFRIFHYPPDPKPQSTESWGVGEHTDYGLLTILKQDDCGGLQVKSRSHWVDAPPVKDSFVCNIGDMLDRMTGGLYKSTPHRVKNVSGRNRYSYPLFFDPGFDTEVKALPLAKVEQDDREERWDKASVHAFQGTYGDYVLSKVSKVFPDLKQDVLEKKP
- a CDS encoding 7TM-DISM domain-containing protein, with product MTRRFSKQWSRLQALLIAMTMGFAPHALAADWMQHVPVPSLELQDITSTIEVQLTSEYRSIKAYDRHLSIDEMLTEISKEGALALTGPKVTIRESGYYILVSAIHNNTGEDLKIAQYEGVVIEKHSFLVTDGKVEALPRRGLLGHYFIIPLKPGKNYIVTSVKNDYKVEYSTTFVRFSDLETVLGYDDSKKIIIPFFFGAILLILVHTIWIYFSFRKFYFLFYSLYVASAFYFFLMSYGFFFPFSLVNGAIAACLSSAFLLAFCRYFLASRIRNIRFIGDVLILVAIASAIYSYVARTMGFSVLVPLASISFFTFASIRAALAGYKPATYLSVGTLVLTLSLAALALEIYVQIHPLLAHCALFGFMFEIVFFTLAILSKITLQEKRAKEESDHAFKQLSKVFYPHQIKQIRQAAELEQTMPTGSGKACVISFDIIGSSRIHHEKAKDFFRNVFLRCNEIMMEGYDGTELRANAYRIKELGDGFLCSVGFPFKSRTGYIARDTLELAYKFYEAFQDEVQKLGYHEPICCGIGIAFDDVIGFYPESGTKEYDLHGRAIVLATRYENMRKKILRDMAPSSIIILHEKVRASLQRESLEGFVEYCLQDHGAVVRDDPAATRLFYKFLRPDDVLEENSTSRSA